In the Xyrauchen texanus isolate HMW12.3.18 chromosome 47, RBS_HiC_50CHRs, whole genome shotgun sequence genome, GACTATGtttggttaaaatgtacatgcatgcataAGGGAATATGTGCATTTTAGATGCTGTGATCTCACCAATTTTATCGCCTTATTTTGatgcacaaaaaaaatttgataaTTACTGGGTAAGATTTGCATTTGGCATCATTATTAACAATGCATAATACAATGTTacggcatttattaatctttgctaatgtcaatttataaaaatgctattgtttgtttgttcatgttagttcatattgtattAACTACAGTGCTGTGTATTTACTCTAATTAACTACTAATTACTacatctacagtgtaattagattactgtgtATGATAAGTAATTGCATTAGTTGTTACTAATTACTTTCGAAAACCcgtatcaacctcgaccagatgaaaaagaCATGAAACGCTTCGTTTAATTCATTCAAGTAAATCctataaaatcaaattaattattcatgaactggccaaagaatttaaaggggcggcgttaaattagaaaacacattttaacattacatttcaaGATGTTACATTTCACTATTGTTGTCAAtatagtatttaacacaattacattagAAGTAACTAAATTACTTaacaattaagagtaatcccttacttcactttttcaataaaatagtaattaattacttagttaactaatgttaacatacaatTTTTAATGTTCAAATTGGACTCCAGTATATGTAGaattattatgaataaaatgacattttaaatagggcctataaacagaaaacattgaaatacatatttgtaaacaaatgtaaagaataaacacATACCTCTTAGAgagcagattaattgctcatatgttCACTTTTATTAGCCACAAAGATATTCTTATAACTTACTTTCTGCGTTTCTGTCAGGCGTGCGCATTATTCAGCAAAGTGTCTAATAATACTGTTATAAGAAGCCACGCTTCAGCTCCCAGTAATAATTAgcattatgaataaattatgcaaattagtgTGTACTGCTAAACTTCTTGTCAGTTTTAGATacactgctgttattttatttgttgtaacttttttgtctttttgtgattattcagagctcatgttatatttaatatgttgtttttagatTTCAACGTCatttgtgatttgtatgttaaaTGAAAACATACTCATACGCTCTGAGTGTGCGCAAAAGAAACCGTTGTACTGcgaagaatttcaaaataaaagtcagcaATGTTTCTTAATCTTCTAACTTTACTTTGCACGCGCCTTCGAGTTTTACTCTgacataaattacataattttagtcAACGAAAATTATAACTTTTAGTTATTACGTGTAAAAtgaggagggtagagtcacatgtggtaaccaaattggcccggttgctagggagggtagagtcacgtggtaaccaaattggcccggttgctagggagggtacagtcacatgtggtaaccaaattggcccggttgctagggagggtagagtcacatgtggtaaccaaattggcccggttgctagggagggtagggtcacatgtggtaaccaaattggcccggttgctagggagggtagagtcacatggggtaaccaaattggcccggttgctagggagggtagagtcacatggggtaaccaaattggcccggttgctagggagggtagtgtcacatggggtaaccaaattggcccggttgctagggagcgtagagtcacatggggtaaccaaattggcccggttgctagggaggatagagtcacatggggtaaccaaattggtcggttgctaggaagggtagagtcacatggggtaaccaaattggcccggttgctaggaagggtagagtcacatggggtaaccaaattggcccggttgctagggagggtagagtcacatgagaaaagcaaattggcccggttgctagggagggtagagtcacatgagaaaagcaaattggcccggttgctagggagggtagagtcacatggggtaaccaaatcggcccggttgctagggagggtagatccATATGAGAtaagcaaattggcccggttgctagggagggtagagtcacgtggggtaagcaaattggcccggttgctagggagggtagatccATATGAGATaagcaaattggcctggttgctagggagggtagagtcacatggggtaaccaaattgacccggttgctagggagggtagagtcacatggggtaaccaaattggcccggttgctagggagggtagagtcacatggggtaaccaaattggcacagttgctagggagggtagagtcacatggggtaaccaaattgacccggttactagggagggtagagtcacatggggtaaccaaattgacccggttactagggagggtagagtcacatggggtaaccaaattgacccggttgctagggagggtagagtcacatggggtaaccaaattgacctggttgctagggagggtagagtcacatggggtaaccaaattgacccggttgctagggagggtagagtcacatggggtaaccaaattggcccagttgctagggagggtagagtcacatggggtaaccaaattgacccggttactagggagggtagagtcacatggggtaaccaaattgtggGGGCTGGACATGCCAAACGACTTGTCTCACTTTTagaaatagccaataggctttagtttacagaCACATACGCCCCTTTACACCTTGCTGCTCCCACGCTGCCACATCCCATTCccaagtgatcatccctatgccctattcgcTTCGAAGACAATTAacctccactgtgagagcttcagatATCTGAAAGGTGATATCAGTCAGTCAGAACTCACTTTATAAGTGATTATTTTTGGAAAATGGTTTGGGATTCtgttcccttcaaagtgccctgcaAAGGCATTGTCAGCGGCAGTTAGAACACAGCCGGGTACGCTGGACAGATGTAGGGGGAGGGTTTGTTTttgttctagaaagcatttgattggacaaggtttCTGCACCTCTGTGACATCATGTGTGTTGAGAGAGACGGCAGATTTTAAATTAAGGTGAACTAAAGCCTGTAGATATGGACTAGTTTAGTTGACCGTTAATCGGACATCCGCCTTTTCCACCACTTCAGTTATCAGCGGAATCCACTATCACTGACCTCTAATATTTACACTCGGCCACATCAAT is a window encoding:
- the LOC127638955 gene encoding uncharacterized protein LOC127638955, with the translated sequence MSSPHNLVTPCDSTLPSNRVNLVTPCDSTLPSNRVNLVTPCDSTLPSNRVNLVTPCDSTLPSNRVNLVTPCDSTLPSNCANLVTPCDSTLPSNRANLVTPCDSTLPSNRVNLVTPCDSTLPSNQANLLISYGSTLPSNRANLLTPRDSTLPSNRANLLISYGSTLPSNRADLVTPCDSTLPSNRANLLFSCDSTLPSNRANLLFSCDSTLPSNRANLVTPCDSTLPSNRANLVTPCDSTLPSNRPIWLPHVTLSSLATGPIWLPHVTLRSLATGPIWLPHVTLPSLATGPIWLPHVTLPSLATGPIWLPHVTLPSLATGPIWLPHVTLPSLATGPIWLPHVTLPSLATGPIWLPHVTVPSLATGPIWLPRDSTLPSNRANLVTTCDSTLLILHVITKSYNFR